One Corythoichthys intestinalis isolate RoL2023-P3 chromosome 9, ASM3026506v1, whole genome shotgun sequence DNA window includes the following coding sequences:
- the LOC130921976 gene encoding proto-oncogene tyrosine-protein kinase Src-like isoform X1 yields the protein MGGVKSKPKEPGQRSMSVDGTISTGSDSGHFHHLGPAQQTQTPNRSPAVGTGRRCYQGYQHAPANTPELALFGGVDRTGAVTSPQRGPLSGGVTTFVALYDYESRTASDLTFRKGDRLQIVNNTKKYSFREGDWWLARSLTTGESGYIPSNYVAPSDSIQAEEWYFGKITRRDSERILLNLQNRRGTFLVRESETTKGAYCLSVLDYDNTKGLNVKHYKIRKLDSGGFYITSRTQFTSLQQLVFHYRKHSDGLCHALTDVCPVAKPQTQGLARDAWEIPRESLRLDLKLGQGCFGEVWMGTWNGTTRVAIKTLKPGTMSPEAFLQEAQVMKKLRHEKLVQLYAVVSEEPIYIVTEYMSQGSLLDFLKGEAGKMLRLPQLVDMAAQIAAGMAYVERMNYVHRDLRAANILVGDNLVCKVADFGLARLIEDNEYTARQGAKFPIKWTAPEAALYGRFTIKSDVWSFGVLLTELATKGRVPYPGMVNREVLDQVERGYRMPCPSECPGSLHELMLSCWRKDPEERPTFEYLQGFLEDYFTSTEPQYQPGENL from the exons ATGGGGGGTGTCAAGAGTAAGCCGAAGGAACCGGGCCAGCGCTCCATGAGCGTGGACGGCACCATCAGCACGGGCTCTGACAGCGGACACTTCCACCACCTGGGCCCCGCCCAGCAGACCCAAACTCCGAACAGGAGCCCTGCGGTAGGCACGGGACGGCGGTGCTATCAGGGGTATCAGCACGCCCCCGCCAACACTCCCGAGCTAGCGCTTTTTGGAGGAGTGGACCGCACTGGCGCGGTCACCTCACCTCAGAGAGGACCTTTATCAG GAGGTGTCACTACTTTCGTGGCGCTGTATGACTATGAATCACGGACAGCATCTGATCTGACCTTTCGGAAAGGCGACAGGCTGCAGATTGTCAACAACAC GAAAAAGTACAGCTTCAG gGAAGGCGACTGGTGGCTGGCTCGCTCCCTGACGACTGGAGAAAGCGGTTACATCCCCAGCAACTACGTGGCGCCGTCAGACTCCATTCAAGCCGAAGA GTGGTATTTTGGGAAGATCACTCGGCGGGATTCGGAACGGATCCTTTTGAATTTACAAAACAGGCGAGGTACCTTCCTGGTGAGGGAGAGCGAGACGACGAAAG gAGCTTACTGCCTTTCAGTGTTGGATTATGACAACACCAAAGGCCTGAATGTGAAACATTACAAAATCAGGAAGCTGGACAGCGGCGGCTTTTACATCACGTCGCGCACACAGTTCACCAGCCTGCAGCAACTCGTCTTCCATTATCGTA AGCACTCCGATGGGCTATGCCACGCCCTGACCGACGTGTGCCCAGTGGCTAAGCCTCAGACGCAGGGACTGGCTCGAGATGCCTGGGAGATCCCTCGAGAGTCCCTCCGTCTCGACCTGAAACTTGGTCAGGGCTGCTTTGGAGAGGTTTGGATGG GCACGTGGAACGGTACGACGCGGGTGGCTATCAAGACCCTAAAACCAGGCACCATGTCGCCAGAGGCCTTCCTGCAGGAAGCTCAGGTCATGAAGAAGCTCCGGCACGAGAAGCTCGTCCAACTCTACGCCGTGGTGTCCGAAGAACCCATCTACATTGTCACGGAGTACATGAGCCAAG GCAGTCTACTGGACTTCCTTAAAGGAGAAGCGGGCAAAATGCTTCGACTGCCTCAGTTGGTGGACATGGCAGCTCAG atCGCAGCAGGGATGGCGTACGTGGAAAGGATGAACTACGTGCACCGAGATCTGCGCGCTGCCAACATCCTGGTGGGAGACAACCTGGTGTGCAAGGTGGCCGATTTTGGCCTTGCCAGACTCATTGAAGACAATGAGTACACTGCCAGACAGG GAGCAAAATTTCCTATCAAGTGGACGGCTCCTGAAGCAGCTCTTTACGGGCGTTTCACCATCAAGTCAGACGTGTGGTCCTTCGGGGTTCTTCTTACAGAACTAGCAACCAAAGGCCGAGTACCTTATCCAG GCATGGTGAACCGCGAGGTCCTGGACCAAGTGGAGCGCGGCTACCGGATGCCATGTCCGTCCGAGTGTCCCGGTTCCCTGCACGAGCTCATGCTGTCCTGCTGGCGGAAGGACCCAGAAGAGAGGCCCACTTTTGAGTACCTGCAGGGCTTTTTGGAGGACTACTTCACCTCCACGGAACCTCAGTACCAACCAGGGGAGAACCTATAG
- the LOC130921976 gene encoding proto-oncogene tyrosine-protein kinase Src-like isoform X2 gives MGGVKSKPKEPGQRSMSVDGTISTGSDSGHFHHLGPAQQTQTPNRSPAVGTGRRCYQGYQHAPANTPELALFGGVDRTGAVTSPQRGPLSGGVTTFVALYDYESRTASDLTFRKGDRLQIVNNTEGDWWLARSLTTGESGYIPSNYVAPSDSIQAEEWYFGKITRRDSERILLNLQNRRGTFLVRESETTKGAYCLSVLDYDNTKGLNVKHYKIRKLDSGGFYITSRTQFTSLQQLVFHYRKHSDGLCHALTDVCPVAKPQTQGLARDAWEIPRESLRLDLKLGQGCFGEVWMGTWNGTTRVAIKTLKPGTMSPEAFLQEAQVMKKLRHEKLVQLYAVVSEEPIYIVTEYMSQGSLLDFLKGEAGKMLRLPQLVDMAAQIAAGMAYVERMNYVHRDLRAANILVGDNLVCKVADFGLARLIEDNEYTARQGAKFPIKWTAPEAALYGRFTIKSDVWSFGVLLTELATKGRVPYPGMVNREVLDQVERGYRMPCPSECPGSLHELMLSCWRKDPEERPTFEYLQGFLEDYFTSTEPQYQPGENL, from the exons ATGGGGGGTGTCAAGAGTAAGCCGAAGGAACCGGGCCAGCGCTCCATGAGCGTGGACGGCACCATCAGCACGGGCTCTGACAGCGGACACTTCCACCACCTGGGCCCCGCCCAGCAGACCCAAACTCCGAACAGGAGCCCTGCGGTAGGCACGGGACGGCGGTGCTATCAGGGGTATCAGCACGCCCCCGCCAACACTCCCGAGCTAGCGCTTTTTGGAGGAGTGGACCGCACTGGCGCGGTCACCTCACCTCAGAGAGGACCTTTATCAG GAGGTGTCACTACTTTCGTGGCGCTGTATGACTATGAATCACGGACAGCATCTGATCTGACCTTTCGGAAAGGCGACAGGCTGCAGATTGTCAACAACAC gGAAGGCGACTGGTGGCTGGCTCGCTCCCTGACGACTGGAGAAAGCGGTTACATCCCCAGCAACTACGTGGCGCCGTCAGACTCCATTCAAGCCGAAGA GTGGTATTTTGGGAAGATCACTCGGCGGGATTCGGAACGGATCCTTTTGAATTTACAAAACAGGCGAGGTACCTTCCTGGTGAGGGAGAGCGAGACGACGAAAG gAGCTTACTGCCTTTCAGTGTTGGATTATGACAACACCAAAGGCCTGAATGTGAAACATTACAAAATCAGGAAGCTGGACAGCGGCGGCTTTTACATCACGTCGCGCACACAGTTCACCAGCCTGCAGCAACTCGTCTTCCATTATCGTA AGCACTCCGATGGGCTATGCCACGCCCTGACCGACGTGTGCCCAGTGGCTAAGCCTCAGACGCAGGGACTGGCTCGAGATGCCTGGGAGATCCCTCGAGAGTCCCTCCGTCTCGACCTGAAACTTGGTCAGGGCTGCTTTGGAGAGGTTTGGATGG GCACGTGGAACGGTACGACGCGGGTGGCTATCAAGACCCTAAAACCAGGCACCATGTCGCCAGAGGCCTTCCTGCAGGAAGCTCAGGTCATGAAGAAGCTCCGGCACGAGAAGCTCGTCCAACTCTACGCCGTGGTGTCCGAAGAACCCATCTACATTGTCACGGAGTACATGAGCCAAG GCAGTCTACTGGACTTCCTTAAAGGAGAAGCGGGCAAAATGCTTCGACTGCCTCAGTTGGTGGACATGGCAGCTCAG atCGCAGCAGGGATGGCGTACGTGGAAAGGATGAACTACGTGCACCGAGATCTGCGCGCTGCCAACATCCTGGTGGGAGACAACCTGGTGTGCAAGGTGGCCGATTTTGGCCTTGCCAGACTCATTGAAGACAATGAGTACACTGCCAGACAGG GAGCAAAATTTCCTATCAAGTGGACGGCTCCTGAAGCAGCTCTTTACGGGCGTTTCACCATCAAGTCAGACGTGTGGTCCTTCGGGGTTCTTCTTACAGAACTAGCAACCAAAGGCCGAGTACCTTATCCAG GCATGGTGAACCGCGAGGTCCTGGACCAAGTGGAGCGCGGCTACCGGATGCCATGTCCGTCCGAGTGTCCCGGTTCCCTGCACGAGCTCATGCTGTCCTGCTGGCGGAAGGACCCAGAAGAGAGGCCCACTTTTGAGTACCTGCAGGGCTTTTTGGAGGACTACTTCACCTCCACGGAACCTCAGTACCAACCAGGGGAGAACCTATAG